A single window of Arcobacter venerupis DNA harbors:
- a CDS encoding response regulator transcription factor, translating to MKILVLEDNENLCNFIKTSLEKEGYVIDTFYDGEDALEVLNNGYSCFILDINVASIDGISILKTIRMYSKNIPVIIMSSNHELEKIQASYELGCDDYLKKPFLMYELIQKVKKLCQIKQQIFDFTNNFIYDYDNRNLKGPDGEIKLAKKEILFLELLCKNPTRIFSFEEIENYVWEGEETALINIRGLVKRLRKKIPENTINIVKGIGYKLNL from the coding sequence ATGAAAATTTTAGTTCTTGAAGATAATGAAAATTTATGCAATTTTATAAAAACATCTTTAGAAAAAGAAGGTTATGTGATTGATACATTTTATGATGGTGAAGATGCTTTAGAAGTTTTGAACAACGGTTATAGTTGTTTTATACTAGATATAAATGTGGCTTCTATTGATGGAATATCTATATTAAAAACTATTCGTATGTATAGTAAAAATATTCCTGTAATCATTATGAGTTCAAATCATGAACTAGAAAAGATACAAGCTTCTTATGAATTGGGTTGTGATGATTATTTAAAAAAACCATTTTTGATGTATGAATTAATTCAAAAAGTAAAAAAGCTTTGTCAAATAAAACAACAAATATTTGATTTTACAAATAATTTTATATATGACTATGATAATAGAAATTTAAAAGGTCCAGATGGCGAAATAAAACTTGCAAAAAAAGAGATACTTTTTTTAGAACTACTTTGCAAAAACCCAACTAGAATATTCTCTTTTGAAGAGATTGAAAACTATGTATGGGAAGGAGAGGAAACAGCTTTAATAAACATAAGAGGTTTAGTAAAACGTCTTCGAAAAAAAATTCCTGAAAATACAATAAATATTGTTAAAGGCATAGGATATAAATTAAATCTTTAA
- a CDS encoding sensor histidine kinase: protein MPIKAFLLIVLFFFNYSFATTSDNKSHILIINSYHKGFQWSDELIFGLEKVINNDKTVETTILYMDSKRISSSEYYEELKDLYKLQLNNRKYDLVLLVDKFAYEFALKNYNELFKNNEKLVFTGIEQYEPLLVEKSGLTGKISGIIEKRAIFDIVNIINKMMPKLKKLYIINDFSKNGDDSDIAIRNAINLNNNLEIEYIRYSTIDELKKKFSTYKKDEAIFFVRFYNNTNQELHTNQEIASMINSFELPTFSTDSLFIEKGSVGGKLVLIENLGKSTGNLLLELLNDKNAKPIIKTYDSYSYIFDYEKLKKFDLNTDFLKKKVTFVNVPLSFLDKNRSLVNAVFIISPVLLFFILLLFYNLQLQIKNTKHQEFIIQQSKLAEIGEIISSIAHQWKEPLIEISTLVQEHVASSKKTKEEEEKYLKDIMFQIYYMTDTINDFQDFIKPSTKKTHFDIKDAIIKMMHIVEHNIKYSYIDININFQEETKLIVLGYNNELMQSLLNIVNNAKDSIIKQRVSNKKFKGLINIDIFKRTQYVQIEISDNGGGIDKKDMKKIFDPYYTTKEKGHGIGLYMTKVIIEDKMDGLIYAVNKNNGATFIIRLRLENENFSS, encoded by the coding sequence ATGCCAATAAAAGCTTTTTTATTAATAGTATTGTTCTTTTTTAACTATTCATTTGCAACTACTTCAGATAATAAATCCCATATATTAATTATTAATTCCTATCATAAAGGTTTTCAATGGAGTGATGAACTTATTTTTGGACTTGAAAAAGTTATTAATAATGATAAAACTGTTGAAACAACTATTCTTTACATGGATTCAAAAAGAATATCTTCGAGTGAATACTATGAGGAATTAAAAGACCTTTATAAACTTCAATTAAATAATAGAAAATATGACTTAGTCTTGCTTGTAGACAAATTTGCTTATGAATTTGCACTTAAAAATTATAATGAACTTTTTAAAAACAATGAAAAATTAGTATTTACAGGTATTGAACAATATGAGCCTTTATTAGTTGAAAAGTCTGGCTTAACTGGGAAAATATCTGGAATAATAGAAAAAAGAGCTATTTTTGATATTGTAAATATTATAAATAAAATGATGCCAAAATTAAAAAAACTATATATTATAAATGATTTTAGTAAAAATGGAGACGATTCAGATATTGCTATACGAAATGCTATTAATCTAAATAATAACTTAGAAATTGAATACATTAGATATTCAACTATAGATGAACTTAAAAAGAAGTTCTCAACATATAAAAAAGATGAAGCTATATTTTTTGTACGTTTTTATAATAATACAAATCAAGAATTACATACAAATCAAGAGATTGCATCAATGATTAACTCTTTTGAATTACCTACATTTTCTACTGATTCATTATTTATTGAAAAAGGTTCAGTTGGTGGAAAACTTGTATTAATTGAAAACTTAGGGAAAAGTACTGGAAATTTACTTTTAGAACTCTTAAATGATAAAAATGCAAAACCTATTATAAAAACATATGATAGTTATTCATATATTTTTGATTATGAAAAATTAAAAAAATTTGATTTAAATACAGATTTTTTAAAGAAAAAAGTTACCTTTGTAAATGTACCTTTATCTTTTTTGGATAAAAATAGAAGTTTAGTAAATGCTGTATTTATTATTTCTCCTGTTTTACTCTTTTTTATTCTTCTTTTGTTTTATAATCTACAACTACAAATAAAAAATACAAAACATCAAGAATTTATAATCCAACAATCAAAACTAGCAGAAATTGGAGAAATAATCTCATCAATTGCTCACCAATGGAAAGAACCATTAATTGAAATATCTACTTTAGTTCAAGAACATGTAGCTTCAAGTAAAAAAACAAAAGAAGAAGAGGAAAAATACCTAAAAGATATAATGTTTCAGATTTATTATATGACAGATACTATAAATGATTTTCAAGATTTTATAAAACCATCAACTAAAAAGACACACTTTGATATAAAAGATGCCATTATCAAAATGATGCATATTGTAGAACACAACATAAAATATAGCTATATTGATATAAATATCAATTTTCAAGAAGAAACAAAACTTATTGTCTTGGGTTATAACAATGAATTAATGCAAAGTCTTTTAAATATTGTAAATAATGCAAAAGATTCAATAATCAAACAAAGAGTATCAAACAAAAAATTTAAAGGTCTAATAAATATAGATATTTTCAAAAGAACACAATATGTTCAAATAGAAATAAGTGATAATGGTGGAGGAATAGATAAAAAAGATATGAAAAAGATTTTTGATCCATACTACACAACAAAAGAAAAAGGACATGGAATTGGACTTTATATGACTAAAGTAATTATTGAGGATAAAATGGATGGTTTAATTTATGCTGTAAATAAAAATAATGGTGCAACTTTTATAATAAGACTGAGGTTAGAAAATGAAAATTTTAGTTCTTGA
- the aspA gene encoding aspartate ammonia-lyase produces MLTRIEHDLIGDKEIPIDAYYGIQTARAKENFDASGVTLSSFTTFITSLAKVKKATALANFELNQLDEKKKNAICQACDEIIDGKLHEEFIVDMIQGGAGTSTNMNANEVIANRALEILGHKKGEYKHLHPNNDVNLSQSTNDVYPTAIKITLYEKIFELVDSMKILENSMAKKAIEFQNVIKMGRTQLQDAVPMTLGQEFNTYAITIDDDIQRLIECQQLIRQMNLGATAIGTGINSHPQYVKIVERKLQEVTNRPFVTAKDLVESTQDTGAFVQISGVLKRVSAKLSKICNDLRLLSSGPRTGFNEINLPAMQPGSSIMPGKVNPVIPEMVNQIAYQVIGTDVTITMASEGGQLQLNVFEPIIAYNLFNSINMLKKGFESLAYKCIDGITANELRCEELVLNSIGLVTALNPYIGYENSTMVAKIALNSNKSVYDVVLEKNLLSKEELDRIIQPQNMIRPIAY; encoded by the coding sequence ATGCTAACAAGAATAGAACATGATTTAATTGGAGATAAAGAAATTCCAATAGATGCATATTATGGAATTCAAACAGCAAGAGCGAAGGAAAACTTTGATGCCTCAGGTGTTACATTATCAAGTTTTACTACATTTATTACTTCACTTGCAAAAGTAAAAAAAGCTACTGCGTTAGCAAATTTTGAATTAAATCAATTGGATGAAAAGAAAAAAAATGCAATCTGTCAAGCTTGTGATGAGATTATTGATGGTAAACTCCATGAAGAATTTATAGTTGATATGATTCAAGGTGGAGCTGGAACTTCTACTAATATGAATGCAAATGAAGTTATTGCAAATAGAGCTTTAGAAATATTAGGACATAAAAAAGGTGAATATAAACACCTTCATCCAAATAATGATGTAAATTTATCTCAATCTACAAATGATGTTTATCCAACTGCAATAAAAATCACATTATATGAAAAAATATTTGAACTTGTAGATTCTATGAAAATTTTAGAAAACTCAATGGCTAAAAAAGCAATTGAATTCCAAAATGTAATAAAAATGGGAAGAACACAACTTCAAGATGCTGTGCCTATGACTTTAGGACAAGAGTTTAATACTTATGCAATTACAATTGATGATGATATTCAAAGATTAATAGAATGCCAACAATTAATAAGACAGATGAATCTTGGAGCAACTGCAATTGGAACGGGAATTAATTCTCATCCACAATATGTAAAAATTGTAGAGAGAAAACTACAAGAAGTTACAAATAGACCTTTTGTTACTGCAAAAGATTTAGTTGAATCAACACAAGATACAGGAGCATTTGTTCAAATTTCTGGTGTTTTAAAAAGAGTATCAGCAAAATTATCAAAAATATGTAATGACTTAAGACTTTTAAGTTCAGGTCCACGAACTGGATTTAATGAGATTAATCTTCCAGCAATGCAACCTGGAAGTTCAATAATGCCAGGAAAAGTAAACCCAGTAATTCCTGAAATGGTAAATCAAATAGCTTATCAAGTTATTGGAACTGATGTTACTATTACAATGGCTAGTGAAGGTGGACAATTACAATTAAATGTTTTTGAACCAATTATTGCCTATAACTTATTTAATTCAATAAATATGCTGAAAAAAGGTTTTGAAAGTCTAGCTTATAAATGTATTGATGGAATTACAGCAAATGAGTTAAGATGTGAAGAGTTAGTATTAAATAGTATTGGACTTGTTACTGCACTTAACCCATATATTGGATATGAAAATTCAACAATGGTTGCAAAAATAGCTTTAAATAGTAACAAATCTGTTTATGATGTAGTTTTAGAGAAAAACTTATTATCAAAAGAAGAATTAGATAGAATTATACAACCACAAAATATGATAAGACCAATCGCTTATTAA